The genomic window GCCTCCTGCCAGCGTGAGCGCCCCCTGCATGTGGCCCCTGGCTCTGCTCCTCGCAGTAACCGAGGCGACGCAGCGCGTCGGCCAGAGCCGCCTTCAGCAGCTGGATCTCgtcctcctgcagctgcagcctctgCTCCAGGTGGGACACTCTGTCCTCCATGTCCATGTTGCTGCTGGCCGACACCGTGTCATCTGGAGAGAAGGTCAGACTCAAAAATAAACCACGCTTTCATCAAAACTGTGGCAAccatgaggaggaggaggaggaagtgaacgTATAATGGTAGCTTCACACTGGACAATGAAAAAGACgaacataaaagcaaaaacaaacatttaaattaaattaaatcggCCTTTTTGGCTAGAGGAGTTTCCACAGACGGACCAGTCTGAATTATTTAGGGAGACTCTGAACCAGACATAAAGAAGGAAAGACAATGAAAGTAAACCAACACCAGTTTAAACTGACAGGCTGGAGGAGGAAGGATGGGAAAACGATCCGAGTcgcagctgcagaaacaaaacaatgccttgtttccttcctgaattaaaaattaagtGAACTAGTTTAATGTGAGGAAATGTTGTGTGTTGTTAAGACAATGTGAAGCAGTTTTAAAGTGATCCAGGATTAGTTCAACATGTTGGCCTAATTATTCTCTAATTTTCCTAATAACTAAAATATGTTACTTGtgttataataaaatgtttcccattTTAGTGTATTACTACAAAAACATACATCTACCTTTCCCTGAGTTGTTGTTTATCATATAACATTTGACTGGTGTCATTTTAGATAATGCCACACACTGTGTCACTGtgactgtaataaaaaaataaaaataaaaaataaaaaagaagaacctGGATCGCTTCTCACACGAGAGCCCGGTGGTACAGAGCCAAACCCAACTTCCAAAGGATCCATTTGTgctctcaacatttctctccagaagactttGAGTCATTCGTACGAGCAAAACTTACGAAGGCTCCAACAGGTGAGCGTTACCTTAACgagctaaaattaaatcaaatgatGGCCCAGTTTAATTTTTCTGGACGATTAAACCAGATTTTTGTGTTCATGTAAAATCTCAAAAGGTTCGTGGCACGCT from Poecilia reticulata strain Guanapo unplaced genomic scaffold, Guppy_female_1.0+MT scaffold_1003, whole genome shotgun sequence includes these protein-coding regions:
- the LOC103461307 gene encoding echinoderm microtubule-associated protein-like 1, producing the protein MDMEDRVSHLEQRLQLQEDEIQLLKAALADALRRLGYCEEQSQGPHAGGAHAGRRPLAAAASAPPTKVRQLLQALPSRPLSNGYVQQKRLLSSPSSPKKEVLQSIKR